The following is a genomic window from Mycolicibacterium sp. TY81.
CACGTCTGTCGACGAGACTGCGTGTGACGCCTGGATCGGGCGCATTCGCTGCGGCGACACCGATCGGACCACGTTGTTCCGCGCTTGGTACTCACGCGGCAACCTCGGCATGCTCGCCGGCCAGGCCGAGGTGTCGCTGGCGCAGGTCAACGCCCGGGTGCGTATCGGCGGCGAGCTCGGCGACATCACCTATCCCGTGAACTCGCCCCTCGCGCTGACGCTGGCGTTCGCCGTCAACGAGGCGGCCGAGGGCAATTACGCCGACGCGCTGGAAGCCGTGGAGGGCGCGGCGGTCGGCGGTTCGGAGCATTTGGTGGCGTGGGTAAAGGCCGTCATCTACACCGGCGGTCAGCGCTGGACCGATGTCATGGAGGTGCTCCGGGGTTCGGAGAGCTGGCCGGACGCCTTCCTGGCCGGTGCCGCCGGCGTGGCCCGTGGCGTCGCGGCAGCCAACCTCGGCCTGTTCACCGAGGCCAAGGACAAGCTGACCGAAGCCAATGAATCGCCGGCCGGAACGGCGTGCGGCCGGCCCATCGCGTGGTACCTGGCAATGACGTTCCGCGAGCAGGGCAACGAAGAGGGTGCCCGTCGCCTGCTGGAATGGCTGCAGGCCAACTTCCCCGAGCCGAAAGTCGCTGAGGCGCTTCGCGATCCGAACTACCGGCTGCAGACCACCACGACAGAGAAGATCGCCGCTCGGTCGGACAAGTGGGATCCGAACAGCGTCGTGGCCGACACCTCGGCGCGCGACAAGATGCTCAGTGACGCGCAGGCCGAACTCGACCGGCAGATCGGCCTGGCCAAGGTCAAGGAGCAGATCGAGACCTACCGCGCCGCAACGCAAATGGCGAAGATCCGGGCCGCGCGTGGCATGAAGGTCGCGCAGCAGTCCAAGCACATGATCTTCACCGGACCGCCGGGAACCGG
Proteins encoded in this region:
- the eccA gene encoding type VII secretion AAA-ATPase EccA, which translates into the protein MSDQLAAMFNNAVGMLDTAPARSMQLFSEITSVDETACDAWIGRIRCGDTDRTTLFRAWYSRGNLGMLAGQAEVSLAQVNARVRIGGELGDITYPVNSPLALTLAFAVNEAAEGNYADALEAVEGAAVGGSEHLVAWVKAVIYTGGQRWTDVMEVLRGSESWPDAFLAGAAGVARGVAAANLGLFTEAKDKLTEANESPAGTACGRPIAWYLAMTFREQGNEEGARRLLEWLQANFPEPKVAEALRDPNYRLQTTTTEKIAARSDKWDPNSVVADTSARDKMLSDAQAELDRQIGLAKVKEQIETYRAATQMAKIRAARGMKVAQQSKHMIFTGPPGTGKTTIARVVANILAGLGVIAEPKLIETSRKDFVGEYLGHTAVKTSKVIDRALGGVLFIDEAYTLIQDGLQGGDAFGSEAIDTLLARMENDRDRLVVIIAGYSSDIDRLLEANDGLRSRFATRIEFESYSPEEIVEIAKVIAKSNDSLINDEAAKQVLEAATTLYQHELNGKPAIDIAGNGRYARQLVEAGEQARDMRLARSMDIESLSVEALGEITGDDMASAISGVHRRLSIGE